The following are from one region of the Nicotiana tomentosiformis chromosome 7, ASM39032v3, whole genome shotgun sequence genome:
- the LOC104084436 gene encoding protein ABSCISIC ACID-INSENSITIVE 5 isoform X2 produces MGVPESEMVSQGEVESPLQPDQNQHKNHQFPSLGRQASIYSLTLDEFQHTLCESGKNFGSMNMDEFLNSIWTAEENQAHAHAHAHAAHAHSNAHSHGHSQAPSTGEATSTPHFAIGQSNVSMEKAIAKQPSLPRQGSLTLPEPLCRKTVDEVWSEIHKSQKEQHQNNGGSVQDTGNSTQRQVTFGEMTLEDFLVKAGVVREQENAAVPAPPQQQSYMMYQNSNNPAMATMARPVIGVGGVTGGVGVGIPSYPPLPQSGVVEAPVYPVSMKRGGGFPQQPTAVYGGRMGNGGGVGYGQVQGVAGMGSPLSPVSSDGLCVNQVDSGGQYGLEMGMRGGRKRIIDGPVEKVVERRQRRMIKNRESAARSRARKQAYTVELEAELNQLKEENAHLKQALVVNILAEMSLILEWSSRGKGNNSTLMK; encoded by the exons ATGGGCGTACCAGAATCGGAGATGGTGTCACAAGGTGAGGTTGAATCACCATTGCAACCAGATCAAAACCAGCACAAGAACCATCAGTTCCCGTCCCTCGGTAGACAAGCATCGATCTACTCCCTCACTCTCGACGAATTCCAACACACCCTTTGTGAAAGTGGCAAGAATTTCGGGTCGATGAATATGGATGAATTCCTTAACAGCATTTGGACTGCTGAAGAAAACCAAGCCCATGCCCATGCCCATGCCCACGCCGCGCATGCGCACTCGAACGCGCATTCTCATGGTCATAGCCAGGCACCAAGTACAGGGGAAGCAACTAGCACACCACATTTTGCGATAGGACAGAGCAATGTTTCAATGGAGAAAGCTATTGCCAAGCAGCCAAGCTTGCCAAGACAGGGTTCTCTTACGCTTCCGGAACCTTTGTGTCGAAAAACTGTGGATGAAGTTTGGTCAGAAATTCATAAGAGCCAAAAAGAGCAACATCAGAATAATGGGGGCAGTGTCCAGGACACGGGTAATTCCACTCAACGACAGGTCACATTTGGTGAAATGACACTCGAGGATTTCTTGGTGAAAGCAGGGGTAGTACGCGAACAGGAGAATGCAGCCGTCCCTGCACCTCCTCAACAGCAATCATATATGATGTATCAAAACAGCAACAATCCCGCTATGGCCACTATGGCTCGGCCTGTTATTGGCGTAGGTGGAGTCACGGGCGGTGTTGGAGTTGGCATTCCTAGCTATCCGCCACTTCCTCAGAGCGGGGTGGTCGAGGCCCCTGTGTACCCCGTAAGTATGAAACGGGGTGGCGGATTCCCACAACAGCCGACGGCCGTTTATGGTGGGAGAATGGGGAATGGTGGCGGGGTCGGGTATGGGCAAGTACAAGGGGTGGCGGGGATGGGGTCGCCACTAAGTCCAGTATCGTCGGATGGATTATGCGTTAATCAAGTCGATAGCGGGGGACAATATGGGTTGGAAATGGGAATGAGAGGAGGAAGAAAACGCATAATAGACGGTCCGGTAGAGAAAGTGGTGGAAAGGAGGCAAAGGAGAATGATCAAGAATAGAGAATCAGCAGCAAGATCAAGAGCAAGAAAGCAG GCTTACACAGTAGAACTTGAGGCAGAACTGAACCAGCTAAAAGAAGAGAATGCACATCTAAAACAGGCCCTGGTAGTAAATATATTAGCAGAAATGTCCTtaattttgga GTGGAGCTCGAGAGGAAAAGGAAACAACAG TACTTTGATGAAGTGA
- the LOC104084436 gene encoding protein ABSCISIC ACID-INSENSITIVE 5 isoform X1, which yields MGVPESEMVSQGEVESPLQPDQNQHKNHQFPSLGRQASIYSLTLDEFQHTLCESGKNFGSMNMDEFLNSIWTAEENQAHAHAHAHAAHAHSNAHSHGHSQAPSTGEATSTPHFAIGQSNVSMEKAIAKQPSLPRQGSLTLPEPLCRKTVDEVWSEIHKSQKEQHQNNGGSVQDTGNSTQRQVTFGEMTLEDFLVKAGVVREQENAAVPAPPQQQSYMMYQNSNNPAMATMARPVIGVGGVTGGVGVGIPSYPPLPQSGVVEAPVYPVSMKRGGGFPQQPTAVYGGRMGNGGGVGYGQVQGVAGMGSPLSPVSSDGLCVNQVDSGGQYGLEMGMRGGRKRIIDGPVEKVVERRQRRMIKNRESAARSRARKQAYTVELEAELNQLKEENAHLKQALVELERKRKQQYFDEVKMKVQTKAQKANDKLRGMRRSLSCP from the exons ATGGGCGTACCAGAATCGGAGATGGTGTCACAAGGTGAGGTTGAATCACCATTGCAACCAGATCAAAACCAGCACAAGAACCATCAGTTCCCGTCCCTCGGTAGACAAGCATCGATCTACTCCCTCACTCTCGACGAATTCCAACACACCCTTTGTGAAAGTGGCAAGAATTTCGGGTCGATGAATATGGATGAATTCCTTAACAGCATTTGGACTGCTGAAGAAAACCAAGCCCATGCCCATGCCCATGCCCACGCCGCGCATGCGCACTCGAACGCGCATTCTCATGGTCATAGCCAGGCACCAAGTACAGGGGAAGCAACTAGCACACCACATTTTGCGATAGGACAGAGCAATGTTTCAATGGAGAAAGCTATTGCCAAGCAGCCAAGCTTGCCAAGACAGGGTTCTCTTACGCTTCCGGAACCTTTGTGTCGAAAAACTGTGGATGAAGTTTGGTCAGAAATTCATAAGAGCCAAAAAGAGCAACATCAGAATAATGGGGGCAGTGTCCAGGACACGGGTAATTCCACTCAACGACAGGTCACATTTGGTGAAATGACACTCGAGGATTTCTTGGTGAAAGCAGGGGTAGTACGCGAACAGGAGAATGCAGCCGTCCCTGCACCTCCTCAACAGCAATCATATATGATGTATCAAAACAGCAACAATCCCGCTATGGCCACTATGGCTCGGCCTGTTATTGGCGTAGGTGGAGTCACGGGCGGTGTTGGAGTTGGCATTCCTAGCTATCCGCCACTTCCTCAGAGCGGGGTGGTCGAGGCCCCTGTGTACCCCGTAAGTATGAAACGGGGTGGCGGATTCCCACAACAGCCGACGGCCGTTTATGGTGGGAGAATGGGGAATGGTGGCGGGGTCGGGTATGGGCAAGTACAAGGGGTGGCGGGGATGGGGTCGCCACTAAGTCCAGTATCGTCGGATGGATTATGCGTTAATCAAGTCGATAGCGGGGGACAATATGGGTTGGAAATGGGAATGAGAGGAGGAAGAAAACGCATAATAGACGGTCCGGTAGAGAAAGTGGTGGAAAGGAGGCAAAGGAGAATGATCAAGAATAGAGAATCAGCAGCAAGATCAAGAGCAAGAAAGCAG GCTTACACAGTAGAACTTGAGGCAGAACTGAACCAGCTAAAAGAAGAGAATGCACATCTAAAACAGGCCCTG GTGGAGCTCGAGAGGAAAAGGAAACAACAG TACTTTGATGAAGTGAAAATGAAAGTGCAAACGAAAGCGCAAAAGGCGAATGACAAATTGAGAGGTATGAGGAGGAGCTTGAGTTGCCCTTAG